One genomic window of Nerophis lumbriciformis linkage group LG31, RoL_Nlum_v2.1, whole genome shotgun sequence includes the following:
- the lrrfip1a gene encoding uncharacterized protein lrrfip1a isoform X6, protein MYHFTIHALTSLKVLDKKSNMSNNKSDMSNMGSQVTGRKRSSNKDRSTAEDEALNLIAKEAEARLAAKRAARAEAREIRMRELERQQKEIFQVQKKYYGLDSKLDDRVDDKWGDIEQWMEDSERYSRPSQLSDDDEHMSVGVRSSSAASTLTATTITSLGASSSRTGSGETVDAESAVREIKEIHELKDQIQDVESKYTHNLKEAKDALTEVEEKYRKAMVSNAQLDNDKNNLMYQVDTLKDSLMELEELLSESRREYQDKVKELEREKHAHNVLHFQLITMKESLQQSEELLNEIRQLRMKQDTFSREICDLQETLEWKDKKIGALERQKEYTDAIRTERDVLREEVVKLKDILKKHGVVLSINGGAAEMDAAISSREDCSSSQTEVNCMLGSSVDAQLRSSGKEEVDQEQHQDVFEEMQTSRLSADTLSNTDKASIVESCSTLQSSKEHEMPLKVVNGGQRLEWQAEVDELPITKVFNEHLSSELEENASHSEDVPHVKSDLEERVTTTNDVIEDNFINVFEENPHKPKTIQKCHLINTQSCLQNVIDSESCTQEDSKDSESCLENVKDAVSCSQRKCIKDSELRPQVGNVNVFESEAILVVSNTERHCGSENAETKNNEGEEIRIEAPPKSVNALGQKKKKKRRGTKKGVSRKEIIQSKDNDRICKKKIQLAAVSECSTDGHICERIQESSADQVIKETDQHQGTEQMEHTEVSNVEQLNKSKMDSISGQWNNKKHWKAVKEPGEDRVLKETDRQDAKLVDCAQVEHHETSNVQNPKESNMDLMFNTDEHSYEQNVEAEVDIKDEKIFLPLPLSETQSGQRTDQQDLKQTLESVKSEGGSTQSSDPRLSFRIDFVSTNTNKSLEKDDMPTVDTQDDVTTVDTQDDMTTIDTAYDMTTVNRQDDVTTVDTNDGVTTVDTQDGLTTVDTQNDVTTIETQKDVTILDTQDDITVDTQHGVTTADTLDMTIANTQDITTVDTQDMTIANTQDITAVDTQDMTTVDTHDVTNVDTQDDVITVDTQDDVTTVDTEDDMTTEDTMDDVTTVDTEDHVTTIDRQDNGAAKCNNEITELEVESSVKNESHIHLSVTEESTVQLPESPSELSAAKNSNNDDVLTGVSDKGRLVRTCTNQKDEEPQAESRERSFLSVTNPNYILDETSNLSEIEEEHELLDLVKPKNSSHEHDIDETQTERLTLGYEDQIDDAASDTQGQTQSSPYNIIPMIVQQLTTEQLASEDNPEEHKNGKSDQKSLIAQPLLESLSVKKSEPSNTSNSEQCSEEDTEENEEGQSFDFDDLNTDVAVEIHTTIAQEEVEARFDVLSDDKSEMCVPQGKQMDDEVCTDAASVDKDAVKKRSVLVHLEASSKNLGIVEEHEEKMGKMSAMDEQTIVPKDRQPSKAGGFGVLQNTSEDQAVPLPVEEALDVVEQLHEVGANRVTVKDVKKNCKKGKSKGKDDCKMT, encoded by the exons AGTTCCAGTGCAGCTTCTACATTAACTGCAACAACCATCACATCCCTGGGCGCCTCTTCTTCACGGACAGGAAGTGGAGAAACTGTGGATGCTGAGAGTGCCGTGAGAGAAATTAAA GAAATTCATGAACTTAAGGATCAAATTCAAGATGTGGAATCCAAGTACACACACAATCTAAAAGAAGCCAAG GATGCTTTAACAGAAGTGGAAGAGAAGTATCGAAAGGCTATGGTGTCCAACGCCCAGCTGGACAATGACAAGAATAACCTGATGTACCAAGTGGACACGCTGAAGGACTCTTTGATGGAACTAGAAGAACTTCTGTCTGAGTCCCGGCGGGAATACCAGGACAAAGTCAAG GAGTTGGAGCGAGAGAAACACGCCCACAATGTGCTTCACTTCCAGCTGATTACCATGAAAGAAAGCCTTCAACAAAGCGAGGAGCTGCTAAAT GAGATCCGTCAGTTGCGTATGAAACAGGACACGTTTTCTAGAGAGATATGTGACCTACAAGAGACACTGGAATGGAAGGATAAGAAAATTGGG GCCTTAGAGCGACAAAAAGAATACACGGACGCCATCCGAACTGAGCGAGACGTGCTGAGGGAAGAAGTTGTGAAGCTGAAAGATATTCTAAAG AAACATGGCGTGGTGTTGAGCATCAATGGCGGGGCTGCTGAGATGGACGCAGCAATCAGCAGCCGCGAGGATTGCAGCAGCTCCCAAACTGAAGTAAACTGCATGCTGG GAAGCTCAGTGGACGCTCAGTTAAGAAGTAGTGGAAAGGAAGAGGTGGATCAAGAGCAGCATCAAGATGTGTTTGAGGAAATGCAAACAAGTCGTTTGAGCGCTGATACGCTGTCTAATACTGACAAGGCATCTATAGTGGAATCCTGCAGCACATTGCAATCCTCAAAAGAACATGAAATGCCTCTCAAAGTAGTCAATGGTGGCCAAAGGTTGGAATGGCAGGCTGAAGTTGATGAACTTCCAATCACAAAAGTCTTCAATGAACACCTCAGTTCTGAGTTGGAAGAAAATGCAAGTCATTCTGAAGATGTTCCACATGTTAAGTCAGATTTAGAAGAGAGAGTTACAACAACCAATGATGTTATTGAAGATAACTTTATTAACGTCTTTGAGGAGAACCCACACAAACCCAAAACCATACAGAAATGTCATTTGATAAACACACAATCATGTCTACAAAATGTTATTGATTCAGAATCATGTACACAAGAAGATTCTAAAGATTCAGAATCATGTCTGGAAAATGTCAAAGATGCAGTATCATGTTCACAACGAAAATGTATAAAAGATTCTGAATTGCGTCCCCAAGTAGGAAATGTCAATGTCTTTGAGTCTGAGGCTATCCTAGTTGTTTCAAACACTGAACGCCATTGTGGAAGTGAAAATGCTGAGACTAAAAATAATGAAGGAGAAGAAATACGAATAGAGGCTCCACCTAAGAGTGTTAATGCTCTTGgccaaaagaagaaaaagaagaggagAGGCACAAAGAAAGGAGTGTCCCGTAAGGAAATAATTCAATCTAAGGACAATGAtagaatatgtaaaaaaaaaatccaacttgcaGCAGTTTCAGAATGTAGCACTGATGGTCACATCTGTGAACGCATTCAAGAATCTTCTGCTGATCAGGTTATCAAAGAGACCGACCAGCATCAGGGTACTGAACAAATGGAACACACTGAAGTCTCAAATGTTGAACAGCTAAACAAATCCAAGATGGATTCAATTAGTGGTCAATGGAATAATAAAAAGCACTGGAAAGCAGTGAAGGAACCAGGCGAGGATCGAGTTTTAAAAGAGACAGACAGGCAAGATGCTAAACTAGTAGATTGTGCACAAGTAGAACACCACGAAACATCAAACGTTCAAAACCCCAAAGAATCAAACATGGATCTAATGTTCAATACAGATGAACACAGTTATGAGCAGAATGTGGAAGCAGAAGTAGACATAAAAGATGAAAAAATCTTTCTACCTTTACCACTCAGTGAAACACAAAGTGGTCAGCGCACAGATCAACAGGACTTGAAACAAACTTTAGAATCTGTGAAAAGCGAGGGAGGATCTACACAGAGTTCTGATCCAAGGTTAAGTTTTCGTATTGACTTTGTTAGCACCAACACCAATAAAAGTTTGGAGAAAGATGACATGCCAACTGTAGACACACAAGATGACGTGACAACCGTAGACACACAGGATGACATGACTACTATAGACACAGCGTATGACATGACCACCGTAAACAGACAGGATGACGTGACAACTGTAGACACAAATGATGGCGTGACAACTGTAGACACACAAGATGGTTTGACAACGGTAGACACACAAAATGACGTGACAACCATAGAAACACAGAAAGACGTGACAATTTTAGACACACAAGATGACATAACCGTAGACACACAACATGGCGTGACAACCGCAGACACACTAGACATGACAATCGCAAACACACAAGACATTACAACCGTAGACACACAAGACATGACAATCGCAAACACACAAGACATTACAGCCGTAGACACACAAGACATGACAACCGTAGACACACATGACGTGACAAACGTAGACACACAAGATGACGTGATAACAGTCGACACACAAGATGATGTGACAACCGTAGACACAGAAGATGACATGACAACTGAAGACACAATGGATGACGTGACGACCGTAGACACAGAAGATCACGTGACCACCATAGACAGACAAGACAATGGAGCTGCAAAGTGTAATAACGAAATAACAGAATTAGAAGTGGAAAGTAGTGTTAAAAATGAAAGCCATATTCACTTGTCTGTGACTGAGGAGTCTACTGTCCAACTCCCAGAGTCACCATCTGAACTGTCTGCTGCAAAGAACTCCAACAATGATGATGTGCTCACTGGGGTTTCTGACAAAGGCCGGCTCGTGAGAACATGTACAAATCAAAAGGATGAAGAGCCACAAGCAGAAAGCAGAGAAAGATCTTTTCTGTCTGTTACCAATCCCAATTATATATTGGACGAAACCTCCAACCTGTCTGAAATTGAGGAGGAACATGAATTGTTGGATTTAGTCAAGCCAAAGAACTCTTCACATGAGCATGACATTGATGAGACTCAGACTGAACGTTTGACTTTGGGGTATGAAGATCAGATTGATGATGCTGCCTCCGACACACAAGGGCAGACACAAAGCTCTCCTTATAATATAATTCCCATGATTGTGCAGCAACTTACTACTGAGCAATTAGCCTCCGAAGACAATCCCGAGGAGCACAAAAACGGCAAAAGTGACCAGAAAAGTCTGATTGCACAACCACTGCTGGAATCATTAAGTGTAAAGAAGTCTGAGCCCAGTAACACAAGTAACTCCGAGCAGTGCAGTGAGGAGGACACCGAAGAAAATGAGGAAGGGCAGTCCTTTGATTTTGATGACCTGAACACAGATGTGGCTGTAGAAATACACACCACTATAGCCCAGGAAGAAGTTGAGGCGAGGTTTGATGTCCTGTCAGATGACAAGAGTGAAATGTGTGTGCCACAAGGGAAGCAAATGGATGATGAGGTGTGTACTGATGCAGCTTCAGTAGACAAAGATGCTGTAAAGAAACGCAGCGTTTTGGTTCATTTGGAAGCTTCATCTAAAAATCTGGGAATTGTGGAGGAGCATGAGGAAAAAATGGGGAAGATGAGTGCGATGGATGAGCAAACCATTGTTCCAAAAGACAGACAGCCTTCCAAAGCTGGGGGGTTTGGTGTTTTACAAAACACAAGTGAAGACCAGGCTGTGCCTTTACCAGTAGAAGAAGCTTTAGATGTTGTTGAACAACTGCATGAAGTAGGCGCAAACAGAGTGACTGTAAAAGATGTGAAGAAAAATTGCAAGAAAGGAAAAAGCAAAGGCAAAGATGACTGCAAGATGACTTAG
- the lrrfip1a gene encoding uncharacterized protein lrrfip1a isoform X12: MSVGVRSSSAASTLTATTITSLGASSSRTGSGETVDAESAVREIKEIHELKDQIQDVESKYTHNLKEAKDALTEVEEKYRKAMVSNAQLDNDKNNLMYQVDTLKDSLMELEELLSESRREYQDKVKELEREKHAHNVLHFQLITMKESLQQSEELLNEIRQLRMKQDTFSREICDLQETLEWKDKKIGALERQKEYTDAIRTERDVLREEVVKLKDILKKHGVVLSINGGAAEMDAAISSREDCSSSQTEVNCMLGSSVDAQLRSSGKEEVDQEQHQDVFEEMQTSRLSADTLSNTDKASIVESCSTLQSSKEHEMPLKVVNGGQRLEWQAEVDELPITKVFNEHLSSELEENASHSEDVPHVKSDLEERVTTTNDVIEDNFINVFEENPHKPKTIQKCHLINTQSCLQNVIDSESCTQEDSKDSESCLENVKDAVSCSQRKCIKDSELRPQVGNVNVFESEAILVVSNTERHCGSENAETKNNEGEEIRIEAPPKSVNALGQKKKKKRRGTKKGVSRKEIIQSKDNDRICKKKIQLAAVSECSTDGHICERIQESSADQVIKETDQHQGTEQMEHTEVSNVEQLNKSKMDSISGQWNNKKHWKAVKEPGEDRVLKETDRQDAKLVDCAQVEHHETSNVQNPKESNMDLMFNTDEHSYEQNVEAEVDIKDEKIFLPLPLSETQSGQRTDQQDLKQTLESVKSEGGSTQSSDPRLSFRIDFVSTNTNKSLEKDDMPTVDTQDDVTTVDTQDDMTTIDTAYDMTTVNRQDDVTTVDTNDGVTTVDTQDGLTTVDTQNDVTTIETQKDVTILDTQDDITVDTQHGVTTADTLDMTIANTQDITTVDTQDMTIANTQDITAVDTQDMTTVDTHDVTNVDTQDDVITVDTQDDVTTVDTEDDMTTEDTMDDVTTVDTEDHVTTIDRQDNGAAKCNNEITELEVESSVKNESHIHLSVTEESTVQLPESPSELSAAKNSNNDDVLTGVSDKGRLVRTCTNQKDEEPQAESRERSFLSVTNPNYILDETSNLSEIEEEHELLDLVKPKNSSHEHDIDETQTERLTLGYEDQIDDAASDTQGQTQSSPYNIIPMIVQQLTTEQLASEDNPEEHKNGKSDQKSLIAQPLLESLSVKKSEPSNTSNSEQCSEEDTEENEEGQSFDFDDLNTDVAVEIHTTIAQEEVEARFDVLSDDKSEMCVPQGKQMDDEVCTDAASVDKDAVKKRSVLVHLEASSKNLGIVEEHEEKMGKMSAMDEQTIVPKDRQPSKAGGFGVLQNTSEDQAVPLPVEEALDVVEQLHEVGANRVTVKDVKKNCKKGKSKGKDDCKMT, encoded by the exons AGTTCCAGTGCAGCTTCTACATTAACTGCAACAACCATCACATCCCTGGGCGCCTCTTCTTCACGGACAGGAAGTGGAGAAACTGTGGATGCTGAGAGTGCCGTGAGAGAAATTAAA GAAATTCATGAACTTAAGGATCAAATTCAAGATGTGGAATCCAAGTACACACACAATCTAAAAGAAGCCAAG GATGCTTTAACAGAAGTGGAAGAGAAGTATCGAAAGGCTATGGTGTCCAACGCCCAGCTGGACAATGACAAGAATAACCTGATGTACCAAGTGGACACGCTGAAGGACTCTTTGATGGAACTAGAAGAACTTCTGTCTGAGTCCCGGCGGGAATACCAGGACAAAGTCAAG GAGTTGGAGCGAGAGAAACACGCCCACAATGTGCTTCACTTCCAGCTGATTACCATGAAAGAAAGCCTTCAACAAAGCGAGGAGCTGCTAAAT GAGATCCGTCAGTTGCGTATGAAACAGGACACGTTTTCTAGAGAGATATGTGACCTACAAGAGACACTGGAATGGAAGGATAAGAAAATTGGG GCCTTAGAGCGACAAAAAGAATACACGGACGCCATCCGAACTGAGCGAGACGTGCTGAGGGAAGAAGTTGTGAAGCTGAAAGATATTCTAAAG AAACATGGCGTGGTGTTGAGCATCAATGGCGGGGCTGCTGAGATGGACGCAGCAATCAGCAGCCGCGAGGATTGCAGCAGCTCCCAAACTGAAGTAAACTGCATGCTGG GAAGCTCAGTGGACGCTCAGTTAAGAAGTAGTGGAAAGGAAGAGGTGGATCAAGAGCAGCATCAAGATGTGTTTGAGGAAATGCAAACAAGTCGTTTGAGCGCTGATACGCTGTCTAATACTGACAAGGCATCTATAGTGGAATCCTGCAGCACATTGCAATCCTCAAAAGAACATGAAATGCCTCTCAAAGTAGTCAATGGTGGCCAAAGGTTGGAATGGCAGGCTGAAGTTGATGAACTTCCAATCACAAAAGTCTTCAATGAACACCTCAGTTCTGAGTTGGAAGAAAATGCAAGTCATTCTGAAGATGTTCCACATGTTAAGTCAGATTTAGAAGAGAGAGTTACAACAACCAATGATGTTATTGAAGATAACTTTATTAACGTCTTTGAGGAGAACCCACACAAACCCAAAACCATACAGAAATGTCATTTGATAAACACACAATCATGTCTACAAAATGTTATTGATTCAGAATCATGTACACAAGAAGATTCTAAAGATTCAGAATCATGTCTGGAAAATGTCAAAGATGCAGTATCATGTTCACAACGAAAATGTATAAAAGATTCTGAATTGCGTCCCCAAGTAGGAAATGTCAATGTCTTTGAGTCTGAGGCTATCCTAGTTGTTTCAAACACTGAACGCCATTGTGGAAGTGAAAATGCTGAGACTAAAAATAATGAAGGAGAAGAAATACGAATAGAGGCTCCACCTAAGAGTGTTAATGCTCTTGgccaaaagaagaaaaagaagaggagAGGCACAAAGAAAGGAGTGTCCCGTAAGGAAATAATTCAATCTAAGGACAATGAtagaatatgtaaaaaaaaaatccaacttgcaGCAGTTTCAGAATGTAGCACTGATGGTCACATCTGTGAACGCATTCAAGAATCTTCTGCTGATCAGGTTATCAAAGAGACCGACCAGCATCAGGGTACTGAACAAATGGAACACACTGAAGTCTCAAATGTTGAACAGCTAAACAAATCCAAGATGGATTCAATTAGTGGTCAATGGAATAATAAAAAGCACTGGAAAGCAGTGAAGGAACCAGGCGAGGATCGAGTTTTAAAAGAGACAGACAGGCAAGATGCTAAACTAGTAGATTGTGCACAAGTAGAACACCACGAAACATCAAACGTTCAAAACCCCAAAGAATCAAACATGGATCTAATGTTCAATACAGATGAACACAGTTATGAGCAGAATGTGGAAGCAGAAGTAGACATAAAAGATGAAAAAATCTTTCTACCTTTACCACTCAGTGAAACACAAAGTGGTCAGCGCACAGATCAACAGGACTTGAAACAAACTTTAGAATCTGTGAAAAGCGAGGGAGGATCTACACAGAGTTCTGATCCAAGGTTAAGTTTTCGTATTGACTTTGTTAGCACCAACACCAATAAAAGTTTGGAGAAAGATGACATGCCAACTGTAGACACACAAGATGACGTGACAACCGTAGACACACAGGATGACATGACTACTATAGACACAGCGTATGACATGACCACCGTAAACAGACAGGATGACGTGACAACTGTAGACACAAATGATGGCGTGACAACTGTAGACACACAAGATGGTTTGACAACGGTAGACACACAAAATGACGTGACAACCATAGAAACACAGAAAGACGTGACAATTTTAGACACACAAGATGACATAACCGTAGACACACAACATGGCGTGACAACCGCAGACACACTAGACATGACAATCGCAAACACACAAGACATTACAACCGTAGACACACAAGACATGACAATCGCAAACACACAAGACATTACAGCCGTAGACACACAAGACATGACAACCGTAGACACACATGACGTGACAAACGTAGACACACAAGATGACGTGATAACAGTCGACACACAAGATGATGTGACAACCGTAGACACAGAAGATGACATGACAACTGAAGACACAATGGATGACGTGACGACCGTAGACACAGAAGATCACGTGACCACCATAGACAGACAAGACAATGGAGCTGCAAAGTGTAATAACGAAATAACAGAATTAGAAGTGGAAAGTAGTGTTAAAAATGAAAGCCATATTCACTTGTCTGTGACTGAGGAGTCTACTGTCCAACTCCCAGAGTCACCATCTGAACTGTCTGCTGCAAAGAACTCCAACAATGATGATGTGCTCACTGGGGTTTCTGACAAAGGCCGGCTCGTGAGAACATGTACAAATCAAAAGGATGAAGAGCCACAAGCAGAAAGCAGAGAAAGATCTTTTCTGTCTGTTACCAATCCCAATTATATATTGGACGAAACCTCCAACCTGTCTGAAATTGAGGAGGAACATGAATTGTTGGATTTAGTCAAGCCAAAGAACTCTTCACATGAGCATGACATTGATGAGACTCAGACTGAACGTTTGACTTTGGGGTATGAAGATCAGATTGATGATGCTGCCTCCGACACACAAGGGCAGACACAAAGCTCTCCTTATAATATAATTCCCATGATTGTGCAGCAACTTACTACTGAGCAATTAGCCTCCGAAGACAATCCCGAGGAGCACAAAAACGGCAAAAGTGACCAGAAAAGTCTGATTGCACAACCACTGCTGGAATCATTAAGTGTAAAGAAGTCTGAGCCCAGTAACACAAGTAACTCCGAGCAGTGCAGTGAGGAGGACACCGAAGAAAATGAGGAAGGGCAGTCCTTTGATTTTGATGACCTGAACACAGATGTGGCTGTAGAAATACACACCACTATAGCCCAGGAAGAAGTTGAGGCGAGGTTTGATGTCCTGTCAGATGACAAGAGTGAAATGTGTGTGCCACAAGGGAAGCAAATGGATGATGAGGTGTGTACTGATGCAGCTTCAGTAGACAAAGATGCTGTAAAGAAACGCAGCGTTTTGGTTCATTTGGAAGCTTCATCTAAAAATCTGGGAATTGTGGAGGAGCATGAGGAAAAAATGGGGAAGATGAGTGCGATGGATGAGCAAACCATTGTTCCAAAAGACAGACAGCCTTCCAAAGCTGGGGGGTTTGGTGTTTTACAAAACACAAGTGAAGACCAGGCTGTGCCTTTACCAGTAGAAGAAGCTTTAGATGTTGTTGAACAACTGCATGAAGTAGGCGCAAACAGAGTGACTGTAAAAGATGTGAAGAAAAATTGCAAGAAAGGAAAAAGCAAAGGCAAAGATGACTGCAAGATGACTTAG